The stretch of DNA TGGGTTCTTTCTCGGTCTCTAGCAGGTCTCGCAGACTATCAACTGCAAACGTTGCTTTTAAAGCACCAAGGGCCCCTACAATGCTCAAGCGAACCAATGAATCCAGTTCGAGGTGATTGTTCAAGAGTCCCAGCAAGCTTTGAGCCACGCTCCGATCGCCGATATCCCCAAAGGCTTTGGCAATGCTCTCGCGGCGATCTGATGGCTCGATACTTTTGTCTGTCAGCATCTCCAGCAATTCGTTGATAAGGGCTTTGTCACCAATCTCGATCAAAACTCTAGCTGCCCGATCCCAATCGAATTCGTAGGGCGAGGTTAGCAGCAAATTTTTAACATCGGCAATAATGCGATCGCGCAAACCATTCATCAGAATTTGAGGAGTACCTGCCAGACAACGTGCTGCTAAGAGCAAATCGCTGTGGAAACGGTCATCGTTCGCCGCTAAGTTACCTTCTGGTAATTCTGGTAAACCTGTGGAATGTCCCAAGATACCCAGCAACAGTGGTGTGGCATCCTTTAACATCTCAGACAGCAGCAGGATGACTTCTTCCCACCAAGGCTCGTGGCGATGAACAATAACCTCTGACAACGCAGCTGCACCGTTGTCCTTAACTGCTAGGGCTGCAAAATATTCTTGAAATGTCAAATGCACAAACCCATACCACCCATGCGCTTGCACCTTCAGCAGCCCATGCTGAGCAGCAATTTCATCCAAGATGGCTTTGTTGTCTTCTCGCGGGATATTTATCGTTGGCAAGAAATCGGCAATCAACTCCAGCAACTCATCTTCGGGGAAGTAGCGTTTTCCTGACTTGTGGAAATGCCAAGCCACCTCCTTCAAAAGATTGCGTTTGCCATCTGTACTAAACTGGCTGAATCGCTTGATGTCTCGATGGGAATCCCACTCTTTCAGTAACACTGTTAGGCATCGTTTGTATAACTCAGCGCGACGCTCCGGCAATTCTAAATCTTCTTGGTAAACAATGGCAATCAGAGAGAGGATCAGCGGGTTCGCTGCCAGTATCTGCATTCGCAAATTCTTTTCCAGTGCTTGCCGTAGTCCTTCAGCCTTATCGGAGTTTGATTTAAACCAAAGATTGACAAACTCCTGAATCTGCTCCCAACTGAAATCCAGCACTTCCAGCGTCTGAAATCCTTTCAATCCTCCGCGCCAGCCAGCTTTTCGACAAGTTACCACAATGGGAGCAGCAGAAAACAGCGTCGCTAGTCGATTAATTTCATCAGCCACCCGCTTGTAAGCGGCTTGAGCCTCTTCCTGAGTTCCACCACCCAGCACCTCGTCGAGTCCATCTAACAACAGCGCGGCTTTGCCATCATCTAGCTGTTGCTCTAGGTAAGGGAGAGCATTGCTAAAGCCATAGCGCTTCTCCCACTCATCAGCTATGAAATCGAGCAAATCATTTTTCTTGCTTTCTACAAATTTGCCTAGTTCCACATAAACAGGCAAATAGGGCAATTTTGGTTCAGCCTGTTTAGCCATTTGGAGCGCTAAATACCGCTGCATCGTAGTTTTGCCAGCACCCGGATCGCCCAACACTACCATGCGTCGGAATTTCACCAAGGTATCTTCTGGCGAGAGGGCAATTTCTGCCTGTTTTACTATGTGTAGCTGGGAGCGTCGCAGCAGTTGGCTGGGTTCTCCCGCTGCCAGTGGTGCCATTTCTTCGTCTTTGGCATAGCGCAGGGTTTCTTCTTCCCGCACTTGCAATTGCACATAGATGCTCTCCAAGTTTACAGAAGACGGCACGTTGGGCAAATCGCAAATACTCAGATGACAGAGTTCTTGCTTCAGTTTTTCGTAGTAGGCTTTAACGCTTTTTGCCTCTGCTGCTACCTTTGCAGTTGCTTGTTCTTCTTCTTCTTTCTTTTTTTGTTCTGCCTGTAACCGCAGCTTATACCGCTCCAAAGCTCGCGGAGCGTAAATAGCTATAAGCCCAGCTATAGTCGCTCCTAATAGCACACCAAGAATTGCAACCCAATTACCAGCAGTTGCTTCCCAAAAGTTCCAAGTGGGTGTTGTGGATTGAGGGGAGTTCGTTGTTTGTGAAGCACCCAAATTGGATGATTGTG from Coleofasciculus sp. FACHB-T130 encodes:
- a CDS encoding HEAT repeat domain-containing protein translates to MKPGNQKRVFASSTVLFSFLLASTSVAQNPKPPAASPVASPTAKSSPALKPTATTKPAASSTQTPSPSQSSNLGASQTTNSPQSTTPTWNFWEATAGNWVAILGVLLGATIAGLIAIYAPRALERYKLRLQAEQKKKEEEEQATAKVAAEAKSVKAYYEKLKQELCHLSICDLPNVPSSVNLESIYVQLQVREEETLRYAKDEEMAPLAAGEPSQLLRRSQLHIVKQAEIALSPEDTLVKFRRMVVLGDPGAGKTTMQRYLALQMAKQAEPKLPYLPVYVELGKFVESKKNDLLDFIADEWEKRYGFSNALPYLEQQLDDGKAALLLDGLDEVLGGGTQEEAQAAYKRVADEINRLATLFSAAPIVVTCRKAGWRGGLKGFQTLEVLDFSWEQIQEFVNLWFKSNSDKAEGLRQALEKNLRMQILAANPLILSLIAIVYQEDLELPERRAELYKRCLTVLLKEWDSHRDIKRFSQFSTDGKRNLLKEVAWHFHKSGKRYFPEDELLELIADFLPTINIPREDNKAILDEIAAQHGLLKVQAHGWYGFVHLTFQEYFAALAVKDNGAAALSEVIVHRHEPWWEEVILLLSEMLKDATPLLLGILGHSTGLPELPEGNLAANDDRFHSDLLLAARCLAGTPQILMNGLRDRIIADVKNLLLTSPYEFDWDRAARVLIEIGDKALINELLEMLTDKSIEPSDRRESIAKAFGDIGDRSVAQSLLGLLNNHLELDSLVRLSIVGALGALKATFAVDSLRDLLETEKEPNTRGQIIQALGKIGDKKVASSLLDMFLDTTTDLKIKSEIAQALKDLNDPSLTNPILEKLRDETIDWQVRWLLTESLEGLQETAKDSLMEILESQDINDGVRMGIAATLGTWGVRESIPHLRNALENQVVPPSLKLGNYSQSGYLWRRITRVLNGFGDNSVKQILIEKLKEKITLKNQGKPSIIEIINALYEYKPEEIAHQVLAIARGQVQITFFDVGKGMLLLSMQNFATKALLPDLRELLAERKKYGIDELGQIGIITAIAKVGDDLETVKALREMTSVMESTQDEFLRNAIYQALYNVSRRAGVRVNADGQIEELKK